One genomic window of Maribacter aquivivus includes the following:
- a CDS encoding superoxide dismutase has product MAFELPKLPYAYDALEPHIDARTMEIHHTKHHQGYTSKLNAAIEGTDLAGKSIEAILTGLDMSNGAVRNNGGGFYNHSLFWTILSPNGGGKPSGELATAIDSAFGSFEEFKNKFTTAAGTRFGSGWAWLCVHKGGKVEVCSTPNQDNPLMPGVECGGQPILGLDVWEHAYYLNYQNKRPDYIEAFFNIINWDEVSKRYASNK; this is encoded by the coding sequence ATGGCTTTTGAACTACCAAAATTGCCTTACGCCTATGATGCTCTTGAGCCTCATATTGATGCAAGGACAATGGAAATACATCATACAAAACATCACCAAGGATATACATCTAAATTAAATGCTGCTATAGAAGGTACCGATCTTGCAGGGAAGTCTATAGAGGCTATTTTAACTGGCTTGGATATGAGCAATGGTGCGGTTAGAAATAACGGTGGTGGATTTTACAATCACTCATTATTCTGGACAATCTTATCACCAAACGGTGGTGGAAAGCCAAGTGGCGAATTAGCAACTGCAATTGATAGTGCTTTTGGTTCTTTCGAAGAATTCAAAAATAAGTTTACAACTGCTGCAGGTACAAGATTTGGTTCTGGTTGGGCATGGTTATGTGTTCATAAAGGGGGTAAAGTAGAAGTATGTTCTACACCAAATCAAGACAATCCATTAATGCCAGGAGTTGAATGTGGAGGTCAACCAATCTTAGGTTTAGATGTATGGGAACATGCTTATTACCTAAATTATCAAAACAAGAGACCAGATTATATTGAAGCATTTTTCAATATCATTAACTGGGATGAAGTTTCAAAAAGATACGCAAGTAACAAATAA